The Fragaria vesca subsp. vesca linkage group LG2, FraVesHawaii_1.0, whole genome shotgun sequence genome includes a window with the following:
- the LOC101293950 gene encoding inactive serine/threonine-protein kinase At1g67470-like: MDERGRAFFNNGRILLEDLIASCDGKSNPIRNYSASELIKATNNFDPSCIIQNCTPTGASQFRHSIHVYHGYKMFKGFIEDRYIIVKKFMGTNDETRSLAIRDIVVSMQMSNNKNVLKLLGCCLEFPIPALVHEYARNGVVSYQGGFGANESLPWRVRLRIAKQLANALTYLHTAFPRPIIHRDLKPNCIFLDEDYVSKLCNFSLSITIPPKQSYAEDNPKGTFGYVDPTYMRSGYISEEGDVYSFGVLLLVFLTGQEALMRYEEGGEYESIIPYVKSHACDGQIETIVDPKVLKEAKGDRYTQQHLHDFLALGLLCTDDSSEARPDMIDVAKELIRLEKCTLPC, translated from the coding sequence ATGGATGAAAGGGGTAGGGCATTCTTCAACAACGGAAGGATCTTGTTAGAGGATCTCATTGCTTCTTGTGACGGAAAATCTAATCCTATTCGCAATTACTCTGCTTCTGAGCTCATTAAGGCCACCAACAATTTTGATCCTTCATGCATCATTCAAAATTGTACGCCTACTGGAGCAAGTCAGTTTCGTCATTCTATACATGTTTACCATGGTTACAAAATGTTCAAGGGCTTTATAGAAGATCGATACATCATTGTTAAGAAGTTCATGGGGACTAATGATGAAACTAGGTCGCTTGCTATTCGTGACATTGTCGTTTCAATGCAAATGAGCAACAATAAGAATGTTTTGAAGCTCTTGGGCTGCTGCTTAGAGTTCCCTATACCTGCTTTGGTGCATGAGTATGCAAGGAATGGAGTTGTTAGTTACCAAGGAGGTTTTGGGGCCAATGAGTCCTTGCCTTGGAGAGTTAGGTTGCGTATTGCAAAGCAGCTTGCAAATGCACTTACATATCTTCACACTGCCTTTCCAAGGCCTATCATTCATAGGGACCTGAAACCTAACTGCATTTTTTTGGATGAGGACTATGTCTCCAAACTCTGCAATTTCTCACTGTCCATAACCATTCCTCCTAAGCAATCATATGCTGAAGATAACCCAAAAGGGACATTTGGGTATGTTGATCCTACCTATATGAGGTCTGGTTACATTTCGGAAGAAGGTGATGTTTACAGCTTCGGTGTTCTATTACTTGTGTTCTTGACAGGACAAGAAGCTTTGATGAGGTATGAAGAGGGAGGAGAGTATGAGTCAATTATTCCCTATGTGAAATCTCATGCTTGTGATGGCCAGATTGAAACAATAGTGGATCCTAAAGTTCTTAAGGAGGCCAAGGGAGATAGATACACACAACAACACTTGCATGATTTCCTTGCACTAGGATTGTTATGCACCGATGACAGTAGTGAAGCAAGGCCTGATATGATCGATGTTGCGAAAGAACTCATAAGACTTGAGAAGTGTACATTACCCTGCTAG